The DNA segment GGGGCGGTGGATTTTTTCCAAAAGCCCGCCGATGGCGCTAAGCTCGCCGACGCGGTCGTTAAAGCGCTAGAACATGCCAAGGCGCATTATCAAGATAATCAATATGTAAAAACCTATCTGGCGCTTACGCCGCGTGAGCGGGAAATCCTTAACCTCATCGCCAAAGGTTATAAAAATCAGGAGATTGCCGATACGCTGTGCATCGCTATGCGCACGGTCGAAATTCACCGTTCCAATCTCATGCGGGGCATGCAGGTTGGCTCGCTCGCCGAGATGATCTTAATCTATGGCCGCATCGCCGAACATTTAAAGGTCTTGGACTCTGATTAATGGCGCGAGAAGCCTCAGCTTGCCGCCAAGCCTTTACAACCAAGCCTTTGCAACCAAAGATTTAATAGGAAAAAGCGCATCGAAAGATGCGCTTTTCTATCATGCTCAATCATGCATATCGAATGAGTTCTTTCAACTCGATTAATTCAACTGGAGTGTGCGCCACGCTAGGAGTGAGCCATCGTCATTTTGGCTGGTATTAAATAGAAACGCGCTGTAATTGCTACCAAAAATATTGTCGCGACTCAGGCTGGTATCTTGCTGGCCACGGGTCAGATATTCGGGATGGCTGGTGCAAATCTCGGTCGTCAAACTCTCGCTAAAGCCCAGTTGGGAGACCAACTGGTCGTTATTGTTGTTTCGTATCCGAAAGTGCACATGGATAGTGCGCCCCGAGTACCAGCCCGGAAAGCAGGATTTAAAGTTAACTCGCCCCTCGCTGTCGGTCACTTGGGTGCCCCTAAACCACTGGGATTGCAGCGCCTTACTCGAATTTCCGGTGCAATAGCCACTGTTAAAGCGACTCTTATCCGCACTGCCACTGGTGTCGCCTGAGTAAACGCCAGCGACATTACAATGCCAGACTTCCACCTCTAATCCGCTCAATGGATTGCAATCTTTATCAATCACTTGAAAGCAAATCTGCATAGGCAAACCCGATTCGGCATCCGAAATATCATCCCGATTATCGACTTGGAAATAGCAAGGCCCTTCCACCGCCGATTGGGTTAATGCCAAGGCACAGGCACCACTGGCGGTGAAGAGGCTGGTGTCGGGGAAGTTGACCGTCATGCTGGCGGTGCCACCACTGGCCCAATCGCTCGGGGTCGTCACATCGGCACCTGAGCCGGTATCAGTGTTGCTATTGCTACTGTCGTTGGTACTTTCTTCGGACTCCGAACCGCAGCCGACTAAGCCGACCAAGGGACTCGCGACCAATGTCCAGCCAATGGCTTTGAGTAAGGTGCGGCGCGGGGCGTTGTCTATCGTGGTGTTTAGCGCCGTTTTAAGCGCTGAAGATGGGCGGGTATTTTTTGTCATTTGGGCTACTCACTTAGCTGGGTTTTATTGTTAACGCTTGCAGTGATTAGTGAATGAAATGTGATTTTGGTTCGGCTTTGATCCCGAGTATTTCACTGTTTTACCCAAGTTGACAGTTGCTGAAAATGTTAACGGCCGCTAATGCCTCTATATCGGCTCGGAGCGCCGACATTGGCCTTTTTCCCCTGAGCTTTTATACCCAATTGTGATCTACTGACGTTTTGTTAACCGTTAAATGGATGGGAATTGAGGTAACATTGAGCAGACTTGTTTTGCGAAGGTGAAAGACTCCGGTGCTCGATTGCTTATGCCCCCTATTTGCCTTATTTTAGGGGCACAAAATGGGACTTTACCTCGCAATTTTCGCAAAGATGATTTCGCAAGGATGATTACCCGTCACATGCTTTTGTCCATTGAGACTGACCGCCCCTTTATTGTGTTGAGCTTAGGTTGTGCGCCTCGGCGTTTAATCTTGAGTCATGGTCTCGATTTGGGCTCGATTTATCTGGGTTAGCTTTGACCCCGTTTGGATAAGGAATGAAATGCCAAGCTTGATTCGTATTGTGCTGATTGATACGCACCTTCCGGGCGTTGTGGAACTCGCCCTCAATGGCCATACCAATATTTGTGGTACTAACGCCTCGGGTAAAACCACTCTACAACGTTTAGTGCCTGTATTTTATGGCGAATATCCTAGCCGCGTGGTGCCTTCAACCCGTGACAGTTTCGAGCGTTGGTACTTGCCACACGATTCAAGCTACATCATTTACGAATATCAAAAGGCCGATGGCTTGCTCTACCAAGCCGTGCTGGCGTCGGCGGGCGATGGTAAAGGGGTGAACTACCGTTTTATCGGCAAAGGTTTCGAGTTAAGCGATTACATTAAAACCCAAAATGGTGACACCATTTTATGCCACACCATGGCAGAACTGGGGCGCGAATTAAAACGCCAAGGCGTAGCCACCACTAACCTGCTGAATACCCGCGAATACCGCGCGATTATTCAAAACGATCGCACTCTGTTAAGCACGGGCAGCAACCGCAGCGAACTGCGAGCCTATGCGCACCAATTCGCCCTGTGTGAAGGTGAGCATTCACTGCGCCATATCGAAAAACTCGCCAAGGCGGTGCACTCCAAAGAAGGCAAAATGGAAACGGTCAAATCCATGATTGCCGCCATTTTGGAAGAAGACGGGGTTAATCCACCTAGTTCACGCCTCAATCCGCAACGCGTCGAGGCGTGGATCCGCGAGAGTCAATTAATTCAAGGCTTTGAAGTGATCCGCCCCGAGTTTGAAAAGCTCGAGCAGGAATTTAACCAATTGCTCAGCGCAGAAATGCGTCTCTCGAGCCTGTCCCGTGGTTATCGCAACGACGAAAGCCTAGAGGCCGATCGTTTAGAGATCCAACAAACCCTATCTAAGGAGCTGAATTTAAAGCTTCGAATGTTGGACGACGAATGGAAAGAAGTGCGTGACGAGCTTAACCTCGACCTATCCGCCGCCAAGGGCGACGTGGCTAAGTGCGAGTACGAGCTAGATGCGATTGAAGATCAGCACGGCGCCTTTTTAGATGCCAATATCGAGCAAGCCAAGGCCGACCTGGACATGCTGCCAAACTGGCGCGCGGACATGGAAAACTTAAGCGAGCGCCATAAATTACAAACCGAAAAACACCAAGATATTGAAGCGGCTTACAATGCCCGCCGCAGCAAAATTGGCGAGCAGTTAAACCGCGAGCTCGAAGGCTTACACGCGGATCAGGATAAACAACGTGAAGCGCGCGACAAACAGCGTGAAGTGGCAAGAGCCGATCTTGATGCCCTCGAAGCCCAATGGCGTAGCCAAATGGATGCGGGTAAGGCGAGCTTTAGCGAGCAGGAATATCAATTCAAACTCAATGCCGCCGAGCTTAAATTACGTGTCGATGGCGTGACCTACACCGAGGAAGAAAAGTTAAGCCTCGCAATTTTCGACGAGCGCATTCACCGCGCCGACGAAGAGCAAGAAAGCTGCAATGCTAAGGTTGAACGTTTAAGTAACGATGAGCGTAAGCTGCGCGCCAAACGCGAGCAAGCCAACGAAGCCCTACGTATCGCTAGCCTGCGGGTTAACGAGCGCCAAACCGCGCTCGATGAACTGCACCATATGCTGTTCCCGCAGTCCCATACCTTGCTCGAATTCCTGCGTAAGGAAGCCCAAGGTTGGGAGCAGAGTCTGGGTAAAGTGATTGCGCCCGAGTTACTGCATCGCACCGATTTGCATCCGAGCGTGACGGGGACGAGCGACACCCTGTTTGGGGTGCATTTGGATCTTAAAGCCATTGATGTGCCTGAATATGCCGCCTCCGAGCAGGAACTGCGCATTCGTTTAAGCAAGGCCGAAGAAGCACTGCAAAGCGCGCAGGAATTACAGGCCGAGGCCGAATCTCAGCTGGTGGCGATTAACGGCGAGCTGGATAAACTCAGCCGTGAACTGACCTTTGCCCGCACGGCTTACAAGAATAGCCGCGATGATTTACGTCGTCTGTTCGATGAAAAACGCAGTGAGCAGGACAAGATCAACAAGGCGCTGGCCGAGCGTAAAGCCTTTGCCCAGCAGCGCTTAACTCAACTCGATGGCGAGTTGAAGCAGCTTAAGCATCAACACCAGCTCTGGCTCGAAGAGCAAAAAGAGCAGGCGCTCGAAGCGCGGATGGAAAAACAAGCCTACTGGCAGGAAGTGATTGGCGCGCTCGACAATCAACTCGGGCAAATCAAGGCCACCATCGACGCTCGCCGCGAAAGCGCTAAGGCCGAGCAGAAAGCCTGCGAAACCTGGTACAAAAACGAGCTTAAATCCCGCGGTGTGGATGAGGACAATATCCTTAAACTCAAGCAACAAATCCGTGAGCTTGAAACCAAAATCAGCCGCGCCGAGCAGCGCCGCAGCGAAGTACTGCGCTTCGACGATTGGTATCAACACACTTGGTTGCTGCGTAAGCCTAAGTTGCAGACCCAATTGAGCGATGTGAAACGTGCCGCCTCGGAAATCGATCAGCAGCTTAAAGCTAAGACTCAAGAGGTGAAGACCCGCCGTCAACAACTCGAGACCGACCGTAAGGCCTCGGATGCGGCGCAGATTGAAGCCTCTGAAAACTTAACCAAACTGCGCGCCGTGATGCGTAAGTTGGCCGAGCTGAAACTGCCCGCCAACAATGAAGAAGCTCAGGGTAGCCTCGGTGAGCGTTTGCGTCAGGGCGAAGACTTACTGCTAAAACGCGATTATTTGATGGGCTCGGTTAAGCAATATGTGGAGCATTTCGACTCTGTGATTGCCAGCAAGTCAGGCTCAGGTTTAGCCGAGACTTGGGAGCGTGCCCGCGAAGAGTCGAGCTTTATTAACGACAAAGGTATTCGCCTGCTGGATTACCGCAAGCTAGTGCCACAGCTAGAACAGTTACTCAATGTGATTGTGCCGCAATCGATTATGGCGCTGCGTGAACAGGGGCGGATCTTCGGAGTCGACTTAACCGCCTTCTACGATGTGCTTGCCGATATCGATCGTCGCATCGCCTCCCAGAGTGCACGTATTACCCGCGAAGTGGGCGAGGAGTTATTCCTCGATGGCGTATCCGAGTCTGCGGTCCGTATTCGCTCTAAGATCAGTGAATTAGAGTTTTGGCCTGAGCTTGAACAGTTCGTTAAAGCCTTTAAACAGTGGAAGGCCGACGGCTTTAATGGTCTGCCCGATGAGGAATACACCAACAGCATGCGCCGCGCCTTAGACATTATTGGTCGCGCGGCCTTAACTGGCGGCATTGCTAAGTTGCTGGAAATCGAGCTGCGTCTCAAAGAGGGCAATAGCGACCTGATTATCCGCACCGACAGACAGCTGAACGAATCCTCCAGCCACGGTATGGCTTATCTGATCTTGTGTAAGTTCCTGTTGGCATTCACGCGCTTGCTACGTGGCCGTGCCGATGTGACCATTCACTGGCCGATCGACGAGCTGGGCACGCTGCACCACACCAACGTGAAGAAGATTTTCGATGCCTGTGGTAACAACAATATCAGCGTGTTAGGCGCCTTCCCGAACCCTGAGTCAGAAGTGCTGAACCTATTCGAGAACCGTTACATTATCAATAAACAAACCAAGAAGTTGCAGGTGGTGAAGCCCAAAGCCAATCCGATTGCCGATATGTTGAGTAAACGCCTGAGCAAGGAGGCCATCTAATGAGTGCTGCCATGAATGAGTCAAACCAAACCGTATTAGTCGGCACGGGCGCCATTATCGAACTCTTGCTAAAAGGTGAGTTTATTTGCCGCACCACCAATGAAGATGGCTGGCGCGCATTGAAAAATAACAGTACCCGCGAGCGAGTCGAGGCTTATCTGAATCAAATCAATCGCACCGTGGCTTCGGCCGCCGAGGGCGATGTGTTTTTCTGCGGTTATTTGCAGTTAGGCGAAAGCGAACGCAAGGTGATTTCATCGCAGTTTAAGGATATTTGTCAGGCACTTATCCCTATGGTGGAGTGGCTGGTATTAGTGCAGGAAGCCAGTGGTCAAGATGCCCCCTTAAGCGAAGGCGCGCCAGTGCGATTAACCGAGCTGCAAAGCCGAATTGAAGATACCCCCGCGTTTCGTGAGCAGTTGGCCAAACTCAGCCAATACCGTTTATTCGGTTCAACCAGTACCAATAGCGATGCACAAATTAAGTTAGTGTTCAAACGCTTAGTGGAGCTTGGTTATCTGGTGCGCCCCAACGTTGAAAAACAGATTTATATCGCCACCGGCAAGCTGGATTACCTGTACGAAGTGATCCGCTTTATCGACGAAACCGAAGGCCTAAGCCTAGAAGCTCAGGCGGAAACGGCGACGCAGCGGGATTTACTATGATGCCTTGGACGATAACGCATAGCATCAACCAAGGAGGCCATGATGAGCAGTAACTTACATCAGGCTGGGGTTAAGCTACTCAAGCAGTTAGGTCGCCATGCTGACATCATTATGGATGCCTATCTGGCCGGTTCGCTTAAGGAAGAGAGCCATGACCCCGCCGTGGTTGAAAAACTCAAGCAGGCGGGGATTTTATGGCGCCCAGAGCCAGACCAAGAGTTGCGCCTTAAACGCTCGGTGCGTGCCTTGCTCGAAGAGGGCTTAAGTGATGAGCGCAATCGCCAAATCGACTCCAACGTCGGCTCGGCGCTCGCCACCATTAAGACCTTGGCCGACCACTATAAAGAAGCGCGCCACAGCTCAGATTACAGCGCCGCCGAGGCGTATCTGTCTGATTTAAGTGAGCATGTATATAGCTTTGCCGATAGTTTACGCTACTCCATCCGCGTGTTGTGGGGGCGCATCAACAACGAGTTCGGTTATGTCGGCACCATTAATGCTAAGATCCGTGAAAACGAACTTGCCCAGAGCCAAGTATCTGAATTACTCAATGGCTTGGAGATGTTCCAGTTCAGCGAATTAGGTGAAATCGCCGGTGATATCCGTGAGCTGCGTAAGTTGCTGGTAACCACCTTGCAGGAAACCATGAGCGACTGCGCCCAGGAACTCAGTGTGGTACAGGGCAGGTTGCTGGAACTCCTCGGCCGCTTTAGGCAAATTCGCGGCCGTACCCGCTTGCTTAAGGGCTGGTTGCTATACACAGATTTGCATCCGGATTATCGCCCTGCGGACCATGTGTCCCACAAGGAAATCCCGAGTCTTTTCAATCGCGCCGAAGTGTTATTGGCCCCAGCGTCTGTGGATGTGCATAACGCCAGCCAAGAGTTTGAGCTGATGAATATCGTCGCCCATATCAAGGCGATTAGCCGTCAGGGCATAGTCGAGACTGTGCGCGAGCAGGATGTGGCCGTGCCGCTGACGCAGAATGAAGACTTTGATATTCCTGATAATCCACTCAAGCAAGCGGTCGACACTTACTTTGTCGACGTGATTGAGTCGGGCTTACGCCAGTCGGCGCTCGATTACTTAGCCGAAAAAGCCCTACCTTGGGATGCCGAAAGCTGGATTTATCAAGTGATTGGTGGCTACGAAGGTTTACCCGATGAGCATAAGGCTTACTTCGAGCTGGAGCCCTTAGGCGAACCGCACCCCATCTACAGTGGTAACTTTATTATCCGCGATGTGGAATTATGGCTCGCCTAGGCAAGCTGCAATTGCAACTCTTGGAGAGTGTTTATCTTAACCGCTCTCCAAGGGTTACATTTAGTCTCAATCCCTAATGGGCGAGTCATTTACCCGAGTAGCAGTACAAGCAAAAGTGCAAGCAAATACACTGGAAAATATGGAATAGCCGTTCTGGCCATCGTCTAGTCGCTCGTCATGCATTTTAATTCCTAAGTGTTTCACCTCAATAAGTCTCGTCAGTTTAATCTTTACCTTCTGCCGACTTAAAAAATTGGCGGCAATTAAGCCTTTGGTTAACTCAGCAGCGCATTAGCATTAAACAGCAGCACCTGCTGGCTCATCGGCTCGAGCTAGTGCTACTGGCATATTGTTAGTCGTTATCCTTCCCCATCTCTCTGTAAATATCACAATTTATAGTTTTTAATTCTAATTAAGCTGTTTATTTGGATTTTAAATCTAGCGTTATTCAGGCTTAATCGATTAATTGTGTTTATTTGGTTTAAATACTGTTTAAATTTTGATTTTTTAACTTGCATCTTTATAGCGTGATTATTAACCGATAATTTTATTTTTAATAAAAATCAGATAAATACAAATTTTTTGTGATGGGTTTGGCTTAATTGAAAATGAAATAAGTAAATTTATTCATTGAATTTACTGCCAGCATGTTTCACTATCCCCGCCTGAACCGAAAAGGGAATGGCGATTTTGCTCATCAAGGAAGATGAAGAATAAAAGATGAGCTATTTGGGGAAACCATAAGCATGATTAAATCACTTTCGACACGGATCTTTATCGGTCTGTTTGCGGGACTCATTCTTGGCACCTTAGTGCAATATTTTCTAAACGATATTGGCTTTTTTTCTGGCAATTTAGTCGAACTGGCTGGCGGCGTCGGCACTATGTTCGTCAATATGATCATGATGTTGGTCGTGCCTCTAGTGTTTGTCAGTATCGTTTGTGGCGTGTGTGAGCTGCAGGACTTAAAAAGCTTTGGCCGCCTTGGCGGCAAAACCTTCGGCTTTTACATCGTTAATACCCTGGTCGCTATCTCAACCGCCCTGTTAGTGGTGCTATTGCTCGACCCAGGTAAAGGCGTCGATATGAGCAGCACCGATGGTGTGGCCATTACCGCGACCGAACTCCCCAGCTTGATGGCGCTGCTGATTGATATAGTGCCGCGCAACCCGGTGGCGGCTTTTATGTCGGGCAATATGCTGCAAGTGATCTTTATGGCACTGATGTTGGGCGGGGTGATTAAATCCCTCGGCGAGCATGTGGCTGGCGCGGTACAAGGTTTTCAAACCGCCAATAAAATCATGATGAAACTGATTTCTGTGGTGATGAGTCTTGCGCCTTATGGCGTGTTTGCGCTGATGTTTAAGTTAGGCGCCACCTTAGATGCGGCGGTATTTATCAGTGTGCTCGAATATGTCGTGATCATTCTGGCGCTGTTATTACTGTGGATTTTTGTGGTCTATCCGCTGGCAGTAGGGTTCTTCACACCGATTTCGGCCAAGAGCTTTCGCGAGAAAACCCAAGAGCAAGTGCTGTTTTCCCTGTCTACCGCCAGCTCTAATGCCACGATTCCTGTGACTATGCGCACCCTAACGGAAAAGCTTGGGGTTAACCGCGCCGTGGCAGGCTTTGGTGTGCCGCTCGGGGCGACCATGAATATGGGCGGTGTGGCGATTTATATCACGATTGCGATTTTCTTTGTTGCCAATGCCTTCGGTATGCCAATCACCAGCGAGCAGCTGCCATCGCTGCTGTTTAGTATCTTTTTGTTATCTGTTGGCGCGGGTGGTGTACCCGGTGGCGGCATGGTGATGATCGGGGTGTTAATCCATCAAATGGGCTTGCCGATTGAAGCCTTTGCGATTGTGGCCGCACTGGATCGCATCATCGACATGGTGCTGACCTCTTGCAACGTGGTGGGGGATACGGCGGTATTGACCATAGTCGATCAAACCGAAAAGGCCCATCAAGTCGAGCTGGCCGATAGCGAGTCTTAAATCGCATAACTAAAAAAGCCACTGATAACAGTGGCTTTTTTGTATCATTGCCTTACTTACTACACTGCTGTTTTAGCTGGCTGACCGCTTCACTAAATCCCACGGCCACTAAGGTTGAGCTAGTATATTTGCTTGAGCGAAACGAAACCGCCTCAAGGCTTAATTCTTGGGTTTGCAGCTCAGCCAACGCCTGCCACAGATCGTCATCCGCCTTTGGCAGACTGGTAAAGTTCATCAAGGTCGCGGTGCCGCGAAATTTCACACTGTGCTGCTTGTCGCTGCGAATTATCAACACGCTCGGATCGCTACCAAATGCAAAGGATTCGCCCATAGTCACGTTTAAAATGGGTTGGGTTTCGCCTATGGAGCAGCTTAAGCTCAGCTTGAGGCCTTTATCGATAAAGTCGATGCTATGGCTCTTAGGGGCGGGCTCTGCGATATCTAAGGTTGTGGCTAAATCTTCCTTGGCATATGCGTAGCCTAAATGACTAACAAGCATGAGGGCCAGTAACTGTGTTTTCACTTTACTACCTTGTTAATTGTGCGGACGAATACCGATGATGATGTGTAGCTCTTTGTCAAAATGTTGGCGATTATAAAGAATTTTGACACGTTTGAATAACCCTTTTGGGCTATTTAGTCTTGAATTTGATTCAAAAGCTTAGCCTTTGGTATCAAGCGCCGTTTAGGTTAAGACTCGGGCTATTATCTCAAGCAATAATTTCAATTTAAACATGAGGTTATGTAGCTCAGCTTAAATTAATACCAAAGTACGAGGCACAGTTTTTATTCAGAAAATAAAAAAGCCACTATTATCAGTGGCTTGTTTTGAACTTAGGTCATCGGCTATTGTTTGGTACTGGTTGAGTTAATGCCGCTTAGCATTCACATTTAAACAGCACTGATACTTAGACAGCACAGATACTTAAACAGCGCAGGCGCCTACGGGCGATGCCGCATTACTTACGTGTCAGTTTATCCAAGTAGCCCATGGCAAAGGCCGACAGCACAAAGGTGATATGGATAAGCAAGTACCACATGATTTTGTCGTTATCGATATTCTTCACATCCATAAAGATTTTTAGCAGGTGGATAGACGAAATCGCCACAATGGATGCAGCCACTTTGTTTTTCAGTGAACCCGAATCCAATTTACCCAACCAAGCGAGCTTCTCACTGTCTTCACCGACATCTAGCTGTGAGACAAAATTCTCATAGCCAGAAAACATCACCATCACAATCAGACCGCCTACTAGGGTGATATCAATCAAGGACAGGGTGACCAGCACTAGATCGACTTCGGTCATCTCAAAAATAATCGGCAAAATATGGAAGATCTCTTGGAAGAATTTAATGCCTAAACCCAACAACACTAGACTCAGCCCCAAGTAGATGGGCGCCATAATCCAGCGTGATGCGTACATTAGCCTTTCAAATATTTGTTCCATATAGAGTGAACCCTTAGTGGTTAAAGCTTGATAATCGAATCTATGAAACCAAAACAATAACATACTGGGTTAACACCGCGCTATCGGCCAATCGCAAAGGCGTGAGGTATATGCAACTAAGCCCAAGTTGCGGGCTTAGCTGATTTGGTTTTGCGGCCTTACAGCCTAAGTCAGTTAGGTTAGTGGGGTTTCATCCCACACCCGATAATCGTGCTGGTTTGTTTGGCGTTTGAATGGGCAAAGTTATCGCTGTGGGTATATTAGTCATTGCGGCCTTACGGCCGAGGTGAATCAAAGTCGTGGGTCTTCAACCCACACCCGACCAAAAAGGGAAAAACGCCTGTTCCCCTTTTGGATATCCCCCGGCGTCCCCAACGGAGTTGAAAGCCCCTTGGGCATTTAGCGTCCTTATGCTACCGCGTCAGACGCTCGTCCCTGATTCGACTGACGCTATCTCGGCATCCATGCCTCGCTCACGCAACGAACGTAAATGCCCTACGGCAACTCCGAGGGGAGGTGAACTCCTGTGGGTTCGCTGTTGGCTGCTAATCCCAAAAGAGTTATGCCAGTGCCATTCTTCCTTCTCATTTTCCTAAGAAATTTGCCATTGATGACATTTGTCATCCGTAACTGCTGACAACTCACACTGCCGTGATTTAGCGGATGCAGAGATACTTAAACCATACCAACAAGGAGGCTTAATCATGCAATATCAATCACTGGATCAACAACTTATCGAATACCGCCAAAAACGTGCTTTAGCTATGCCCTTATCTGGCATGATGGTCTGGGGACTATTGTTTATCTTGAGTTTTATGCTTCCAGCATCGCAAATGGTGATGGTAACATTTATCGGCACGGGTTCTATTGTCTATCTTGCTATGGGAGTCTCGCGTCTCACCGGTGAGAATATCTCCTTCAAGAAAAGCGCTGATCGTAATTGGTTTGAGACTGTGTTTCTGGCTGCGGTGGGGATGAGCTTTTTAACCTTTAGCATCAGTATTCCCTTTTTTATGGAAAACTATTTAGCCTTGCCCTTCGCCCTTGCAGTACAAACAGGATTAATGTGGTTGGTTTTCGGCGTGTTAGCGGCGCAAAAGGTGGCGATTGTACATGCGATTGTGCGCACTGTGGCTTGCGTGGCTGCCTTTCTGTTATGGCCTGAGTTGAGTTTTCAGCTTCAACCTTTGATTGTGGTGGTATGTTATGGGTTTTCGATTCCACTCATGGAACGTCGTTGGAAGATTCAGCAAAATCTTTGTGTTGCCAGTTAGTTGTCAGTCGGTTTTGCGGCCTTACGGCCGAGAAAGTCGTGGGGCTTCACCCCACACCCGACCAAGAGGGGATCAACAGCAATTCCCTTTTGGATCTCCCTTGCCGCCCCCAACGGAGTTGAAAGCCCCTTGTGCTCATCGACAAATTTGCTATCGCTTCCGAAGGATGCATCCCTGCACCTGCGAAAGCTAGCTCGCCATCCATGGCGAGACTCACGCAATTTGTCTATTCGCCCTGCGGCAACTCCGAGGGGAGGGGGGAACTTCTGTTGCCTCTGTGTTAGCTGTTAGTCTTAAATATTTGTACTTATCCCACCTTTTCAATTCTACAATTTAAAGCTTACAGACTTCCGAATATAATTTTTTTATTATTGGATA comes from the Shewanella mangrovisoli genome and includes:
- a CDS encoding response regulator transcription factor; its protein translation is MSQQLPVYLIDDDESVRRSLRFMLESYSLNIHDFDSAEAFFAAIDLSEPGCALVDVRMPGLSGPQLHAQLVQYNSPLAVIYLTGHGDVPMAVEALKLGAVDFFQKPADGAKLADAVVKALEHAKAHYQDNQYVKTYLALTPREREILNLIAKGYKNQEIADTLCIAMRTVEIHRSNLMRGMQVGSLAEMILIYGRIAEHLKVLDSD
- a CDS encoding intradiol ring-cleavage dioxygenase; translated protein: MTKNTRPSSALKTALNTTIDNAPRRTLLKAIGWTLVASPLVGLVGCGSESEESTNDSSNSNTDTGSGADVTTPSDWASGGTASMTVNFPDTSLFTASGACALALTQSAVEGPCYFQVDNRDDISDAESGLPMQICFQVIDKDCNPLSGLEVEVWHCNVAGVYSGDTSGSADKSRFNSGYCTGNSSKALQSQWFRGTQVTDSEGRVNFKSCFPGWYSGRTIHVHFRIRNNNNDQLVSQLGFSESLTTEICTSHPEYLTRGQQDTSLSRDNIFGSNYSAFLFNTSQNDDGSLLAWRTLQLN
- a CDS encoding ATP-binding protein, with protein sequence MPSLIRIVLIDTHLPGVVELALNGHTNICGTNASGKTTLQRLVPVFYGEYPSRVVPSTRDSFERWYLPHDSSYIIYEYQKADGLLYQAVLASAGDGKGVNYRFIGKGFELSDYIKTQNGDTILCHTMAELGRELKRQGVATTNLLNTREYRAIIQNDRTLLSTGSNRSELRAYAHQFALCEGEHSLRHIEKLAKAVHSKEGKMETVKSMIAAILEEDGVNPPSSRLNPQRVEAWIRESQLIQGFEVIRPEFEKLEQEFNQLLSAEMRLSSLSRGYRNDESLEADRLEIQQTLSKELNLKLRMLDDEWKEVRDELNLDLSAAKGDVAKCEYELDAIEDQHGAFLDANIEQAKADLDMLPNWRADMENLSERHKLQTEKHQDIEAAYNARRSKIGEQLNRELEGLHADQDKQREARDKQREVARADLDALEAQWRSQMDAGKASFSEQEYQFKLNAAELKLRVDGVTYTEEEKLSLAIFDERIHRADEEQESCNAKVERLSNDERKLRAKREQANEALRIASLRVNERQTALDELHHMLFPQSHTLLEFLRKEAQGWEQSLGKVIAPELLHRTDLHPSVTGTSDTLFGVHLDLKAIDVPEYAASEQELRIRLSKAEEALQSAQELQAEAESQLVAINGELDKLSRELTFARTAYKNSRDDLRRLFDEKRSEQDKINKALAERKAFAQQRLTQLDGELKQLKHQHQLWLEEQKEQALEARMEKQAYWQEVIGALDNQLGQIKATIDARRESAKAEQKACETWYKNELKSRGVDEDNILKLKQQIRELETKISRAEQRRSEVLRFDDWYQHTWLLRKPKLQTQLSDVKRAASEIDQQLKAKTQEVKTRRQQLETDRKASDAAQIEASENLTKLRAVMRKLAELKLPANNEEAQGSLGERLRQGEDLLLKRDYLMGSVKQYVEHFDSVIASKSGSGLAETWERAREESSFINDKGIRLLDYRKLVPQLEQLLNVIVPQSIMALREQGRIFGVDLTAFYDVLADIDRRIASQSARITREVGEELFLDGVSESAVRIRSKISELEFWPELEQFVKAFKQWKADGFNGLPDEEYTNSMRRALDIIGRAALTGGIAKLLEIELRLKEGNSDLIIRTDRQLNESSSHGMAYLILCKFLLAFTRLLRGRADVTIHWPIDELGTLHHTNVKKIFDACGNNNISVLGAFPNPESEVLNLFENRYIINKQTKKLQVVKPKANPIADMLSKRLSKEAI
- a CDS encoding condensin complex protein MksE; translated protein: MNESNQTVLVGTGAIIELLLKGEFICRTTNEDGWRALKNNSTRERVEAYLNQINRTVASAAEGDVFFCGYLQLGESERKVISSQFKDICQALIPMVEWLVLVQEASGQDAPLSEGAPVRLTELQSRIEDTPAFREQLAKLSQYRLFGSTSTNSDAQIKLVFKRLVELGYLVRPNVEKQIYIATGKLDYLYEVIRFIDETEGLSLEAQAETATQRDLL
- a CDS encoding dicarboxylate/amino acid:cation symporter — its product is MIKSLSTRIFIGLFAGLILGTLVQYFLNDIGFFSGNLVELAGGVGTMFVNMIMMLVVPLVFVSIVCGVCELQDLKSFGRLGGKTFGFYIVNTLVAISTALLVVLLLDPGKGVDMSSTDGVAITATELPSLMALLIDIVPRNPVAAFMSGNMLQVIFMALMLGGVIKSLGEHVAGAVQGFQTANKIMMKLISVVMSLAPYGVFALMFKLGATLDAAVFISVLEYVVIILALLLLWIFVVYPLAVGFFTPISAKSFREKTQEQVLFSLSTASSNATIPVTMRTLTEKLGVNRAVAGFGVPLGATMNMGGVAIYITIAIFFVANAFGMPITSEQLPSLLFSIFLLSVGAGGVPGGGMVMIGVLIHQMGLPIEAFAIVAALDRIIDMVLTSCNVVGDTAVLTIVDQTEKAHQVELADSES
- a CDS encoding TIGR00645 family protein, coding for MEQIFERLMYASRWIMAPIYLGLSLVLLGLGIKFFQEIFHILPIIFEMTEVDLVLVTLSLIDITLVGGLIVMVMFSGYENFVSQLDVGEDSEKLAWLGKLDSGSLKNKVAASIVAISSIHLLKIFMDVKNIDNDKIMWYLLIHITFVLSAFAMGYLDKLTRK
- a CDS encoding DUF7010 family protein, translating into MQYQSLDQQLIEYRQKRALAMPLSGMMVWGLLFILSFMLPASQMVMVTFIGTGSIVYLAMGVSRLTGENISFKKSADRNWFETVFLAAVGMSFLTFSISIPFFMENYLALPFALAVQTGLMWLVFGVLAAQKVAIVHAIVRTVACVAAFLLWPELSFQLQPLIVVVCYGFSIPLMERRWKIQQNLCVAS